The DNA segment TAGCGATAAAGGCACTGCCAAACACTTGACATAAACCAGAAATAAATGGGAACAACATAGCCGCTTTCACACCACCTTTATTATTGGCATACACAGCAATCGTCGCATTATCAAAGAATACCGGTACGAATCCTGCAATCACAATGGTTGGTGACTTCAATAAAATCAATACAATAATGGCTAGGAATTGTCCTAAAGCCCCAAATAAGAAACCAATCGTAACCGCATTGGCACTACCAAATCCATAAGTTGCTGCACAATCAATGCCCGGCACAGCCCCTGGCAAGAATGTGTTGGAGATACCTTGGAAAGAATTTGTCAGTTCAGTAACGAAAGTACGAACACCCAGTTGTAAAATCGCAAGATAAACCGCAAATTTCAAGGAAGTATCCACTATGTACATGAAGAAATCTTTGCTGGCGGTAATAACCTTTGCGTCCACAAAATATTGTTTACCTAAAATGGCCATAATAGTTCCAAAGAAAATCATCATTAAAATGGATGTTGAAACCATATTTTCATTAAAGATGGACATAAATCCCGGTAAACGAATATCTTCAATACGCTTGGAGTTTTCTTTCTTGCCAAAGAACTTGGCAGATAAATAAGAGAAGAAGGCAATTCCAAACATTTGTTGGTGAGCCACACAGAAGCCACCTCCCTCAGTTAAGTCCTGCGAAATTTCAACCGTTAAATTAGAACCAACCGCCCAATACAAACCAAGGATTAATGACATCACTATTAACATTGGTGTATCACCCAGACTTGGGAAGCAGAATAGAATTAACCAGAAAGCCGTCGCTGC comes from the Bulleidia sp. zg-1006 genome and includes:
- a CDS encoding PTS ascorbate transporter subunit IIC, with the protein product MNFLYNIWVWFATNILTQPAYFIGLMVFIGYVLLKKPLYESFAGFIKATVGFLILSVGSGGLVSNFRPILVGLKDRFNLHAMVIDPYFGQNAVQSAMKQAGKSFSQVMFLLLIAFIFNLILVKFNRFTKLRAVFTTGHVQMQQAATAFWLILFCFPSLGDTPMLIVMSLILGLYWAVGSNLTVEISQDLTEGGGFCVAHQQMFGIAFFSYLSAKFFGKKENSKRIEDIRLPGFMSIFNENMVSTSILMMIFFGTIMAILGKQYFVDAKVITASKDFFMYIVDTSLKFAVYLAILQLGVRTFVTELTNSFQGISNTFLPGAVPGIDCAATYGFGSANAVTIGFLFGALGQFLAIIVLILLKSPTIVIAGFVPVFFDNATIAVYANNKGGVKAAMLFPFISGLCQVFGSAFIASWVGLAAHGGYLGMWDWAVVWPMFTTVMKFAGFIGIAVILIVLIAIPQLQYRHHPDTYFLCVEDYDAYKEKIKMKKSKE